From the genome of Ectobacillus sp. JY-23, one region includes:
- a CDS encoding acyltransferase family protein, which translates to MNRREEWLDAAKGFAMILVVAGHAYQQSDIITFIYWFHMPAFFLFSGYVSRPVENWSQVGSYIKKRFYGLLIPYITYMAIFTVCRYTTELLQGNTSLSWYLSDLGQLLVGGRFITGHYGVFWFVTCLFFTQILFVLLQLTIKKEALRLLSIGLFYVLAHIQGTVVSTLPGKEPSLHVLMPWNLDVTMLALFYYSIGYYAKPLLRRVPKWLTAGSLVLTVGAMILHKQGIIDYHLSMKYLTYNDYVLDAIIPLAMTIAYCGLFQMLRSVHIQSFLSFINQKSMAIMYMHVSVNKILLEVFDYGNIMFTLLGVTIPIVIVIVVSQYKQWIHVIKSRSIAWRDMPAMMVMQRKM; encoded by the coding sequence GTGAACAGGAGAGAAGAATGGTTAGATGCCGCAAAAGGCTTTGCTATGATACTGGTCGTTGCCGGACACGCCTATCAGCAAAGTGATATCATTACGTTTATTTACTGGTTTCATATGCCGGCTTTTTTCTTGTTCAGCGGCTATGTATCACGTCCGGTCGAAAACTGGTCGCAAGTGGGGAGCTATATTAAAAAGCGCTTTTACGGTCTATTAATCCCTTATATCACATATATGGCAATCTTCACGGTATGTCGTTATACAACAGAACTACTCCAAGGAAACACATCACTTTCCTGGTATTTATCTGACCTGGGGCAGCTCTTGGTTGGCGGCCGATTTATCACCGGGCATTATGGTGTATTCTGGTTTGTCACATGCCTATTTTTCACACAAATTTTGTTTGTGCTTCTGCAGCTTACCATTAAAAAAGAAGCTCTTCGGCTGCTTTCCATCGGCCTGTTTTATGTGCTTGCACATATTCAAGGAACAGTTGTCAGCACGTTACCAGGAAAAGAACCGTCCCTTCATGTGTTGATGCCGTGGAATCTTGATGTGACCATGCTGGCGCTCTTTTATTACAGCATCGGCTATTACGCAAAGCCGCTTTTACGTCGCGTGCCGAAATGGCTGACGGCAGGCAGCCTTGTGCTGACAGTCGGCGCTATGATCTTGCACAAACAAGGCATCATTGATTATCACTTAAGCATGAAGTATCTAACATACAACGATTATGTCTTAGACGCAATCATTCCGCTGGCGATGACAATCGCATATTGCGGGTTGTTTCAAATGCTGCGCTCTGTGCACATACAATCGTTTTTGTCATTTATCAATCAAAAAAGCATGGCGATTATGTACATGCACGTAAGTGTAAACAAAATATTGCTGGAGGTGTTTGATTACGGAAATATCATGTTTACGTTACTTGGCGTGACCATTCCAATTGTGATCGTCATAGTTGTGTCCCAATATAAACAATGGATTCATGTTATCAAGAGCCGAAGTATTGCATGGAGAGATATGCCGGCGATGATGGTCATGCAAAGGAAAATGTAA
- a CDS encoding helix-turn-helix transcriptional regulator — MQEGNIIRFYREKANMTQTDLGKGICSATHISKVERGLTEYSPELITDLSNKLGINMEQERRKFKKIQKKLMNWHDAMIKQRSQQIESIKQELETHEWICILKENILYSLLSARYLLMQQEEDKAYQAVTKLLKYRHAFTPFEDSLCNHLLGICYLSRQEFTKALDALTQISDTDYPNPEYLYHLGIAYHYMNSRLMAHENAVKALKAFKENNNLPGIINAEMLRLGQLQEMECKHSEQMIKDYESLIQICDLCHATEKKAKGLHNLGSVYFHNKDYKNASELYLKSMALKPEGSKEYILSLEAYVHSCIKGALLPKDELLKLSRQGLHTSQVFAYELYEILFILHIHYVQKHFKRYYNHIHKKALPYFKTNGHISYLIQYEKELYNYYLQTNQLDQALEVATSVINREVL; from the coding sequence ATGCAGGAAGGAAATATTATACGATTCTATCGAGAAAAAGCTAACATGACACAAACCGACTTGGGAAAAGGCATTTGTTCCGCGACCCATATCAGCAAGGTGGAGCGTGGATTGACAGAGTATTCACCTGAATTAATAACGGATCTATCCAACAAGCTTGGCATCAATATGGAGCAAGAAAGGCGAAAATTTAAAAAAATCCAAAAAAAACTTATGAATTGGCATGATGCAATGATTAAACAAAGAAGTCAGCAAATAGAAAGCATTAAGCAAGAGCTCGAAACCCATGAATGGATTTGTATTTTGAAGGAAAATATCCTCTACTCCTTGTTATCAGCCAGATATCTTCTCATGCAGCAGGAGGAAGACAAAGCATACCAAGCTGTGACTAAACTGCTAAAATACAGACACGCGTTTACTCCTTTCGAAGATAGTCTATGCAACCATCTTCTCGGCATTTGTTATTTGTCCCGACAAGAATTCACAAAAGCCTTGGATGCTCTCACACAGATTTCTGATACTGATTACCCGAATCCGGAATACTTGTATCATTTAGGAATCGCTTATCATTATATGAATAGCAGGCTCATGGCCCATGAAAACGCTGTAAAAGCTTTAAAAGCTTTTAAAGAAAACAATAATTTACCAGGTATTATTAATGCCGAAATGCTGAGATTGGGACAGCTGCAAGAAATGGAATGTAAACATTCGGAACAAATGATCAAAGACTATGAATCTCTCATTCAAATCTGTGATTTATGCCATGCTACAGAAAAGAAAGCAAAGGGCCTTCACAACTTAGGATCGGTATATTTCCACAATAAAGATTATAAAAATGCCAGCGAGCTGTACCTGAAGTCCATGGCCTTAAAGCCGGAGGGCTCGAAGGAATACATTCTATCATTGGAGGCTTATGTCCACAGCTGCATAAAAGGTGCCTTGCTTCCAAAGGATGAATTGCTGAAGCTTTCCAGACAAGGGTTACATACTTCACAAGTATTCGCTTATGAACTATATGAGATTCTTTTTATACTGCACATCCATTATGTACAGAAGCATTTCAAACGCTATTACAATCACATACATAAGAAGGCCTTACCTTACTTTAAGACAAATGGCCATATTTCCTATCTCATACAGTACGAAAAAGAACTGTACAACTACTATTTGCAGACAAACCAACTTGACCAAGCCTTGGAGGTAGCGACGTCTGTTATCAACCGGGAGGTGCTTTAG
- the copZ gene encoding copper chaperone CopZ, protein MITLHVEGMTCNHCKAAVTNALEELTGVTAVEVHLQEGTVDVQFDEAKVTVEALKEAIEEQGYDVK, encoded by the coding sequence ATGATTACGTTACATGTAGAAGGTATGACATGCAATCACTGCAAAGCGGCGGTTACAAATGCTCTGGAGGAACTGACAGGCGTTACCGCAGTAGAAGTACATTTGCAGGAAGGCACAGTTGACGTGCAATTCGATGAAGCAAAAGTAACAGTCGAAGCGCTGAAAGAAGCCATCGAAGAACAAGGCTACGACGTGAAGTAA
- a CDS encoding metal-sensing transcriptional repressor, giving the protein MDHCENSMVPRTEKEVQDLLKRLKRIEGQVRGVQKMVEDDRYCVDIMVQISAINAALHNVGFQLLERHASHCVAKAISEGNGEQSMQELMTVIKQFAKK; this is encoded by the coding sequence ATGGATCATTGTGAAAACAGCATGGTGCCGCGTACCGAAAAAGAAGTACAGGATTTACTAAAGCGTCTCAAGCGCATTGAAGGGCAGGTGCGCGGGGTGCAAAAAATGGTTGAAGATGACCGTTATTGCGTGGATATTATGGTGCAGATTTCCGCCATCAATGCAGCGCTGCATAACGTTGGTTTTCAATTGCTTGAGCGTCACGCGAGTCACTGCGTTGCCAAGGCGATTAGCGAAGGAAACGGCGAGCAATCCATGCAAGAACTTATGACAGTTATTAAACAATTTGCGAAAAAGTGA